A section of the Malus sylvestris chromosome 17, drMalSylv7.2, whole genome shotgun sequence genome encodes:
- the LOC126610848 gene encoding DEAD-box ATP-dependent RNA helicase 20-like isoform X1 codes for MAKRSDDPNSYRCGTKRSRLDAVGGGATGGCRRSARLAQHYDADAAQGTAAGVNESRRQRRKITAQGTAAEVKQSRRQWRKIAAQGGTPDTQDHHKMEITTDGTSYTPEDVEEYRLRRGIRVVGWDDIPNPIRTFDDTGFPQNVIQEFSKAGFVRPTPIQAQVWPMDLEDHDLIGIAQPGSGKMLAYLIPAILHVNSQPKRSRGGDGPIVLILTPTIQRAEQIQQEGAKFAAAYNIKVLSGLHLLKHENSGQTCGGGILIDTLSSLLVLLKSKSTNLKSVTYLVLDGADWMLSDTHESQIRNILSEIRSDCQKSFWSTGWSEEVDKRAKLFLHNSCKVQIVCPDLKVTPPVDQIVYVLTEDQKYNKLVALLYGISDGSRVVIFMDTKKGRESHDQIALQLCTAGLPAASFHENKSQAERIGITSKFQAGKIPIMIATDVAARVLDLKDVKYVINYDFPGSLDDYVYHIDRFGSAAAGGTAYTFFTTADAGCAKELTILLKKAGQYVSSELEQLGRDVTYPGTYIPRTWRWEANNKMTGYGHFSPMYLPYPNTKKHARYALEEIRKIKGLQAHFVRVVEAYEFSTLCFFVSMTYLTFEAADPATYEKKIYRAIVVKASGKKDLMLFGMVNSDGLLSKMHDIREGVEYPIYGIWREDDEDDEDDEVEEDDDEDNDE; via the exons ATGGCGAAGCGCTCCGATGACCCCAATTCTTACCGTTGTGGGACAAAAAGAAG TAGGTTGGATGCTGTTGGTGGTGGTGCTACGGGAGGCTGTCGTCGCTCGGCACGTTTAGCACAGCATTATGATGCCGATGCTGCTCAAGGCACCGCCGCCGGGGTCAATGAGTCCAGGAGGCAGCGGAGGAAAATTACTGCTCAAGGCACCGCCGCCGAGGTCAAGCAGTCCAGGAGGCAGTGGAGGAAAATTGCTGCTCAAGGCGGCACGCCTGATACGCAGGACCACCACAAGATGGAGATTACTACTGATGGCACCTCTTATACGCCCGAAGACGTCGAGGAGTATCGGCTACGGAGGGGAATCCGTGTTGTAGGCTGGGATGATATTCCAAACCCCATCAGGACCTTCGATGACACTGGGTTTCCGC AAAATGTTATACAAGAATTTTCAAAAGCTGGATTTGTTAGACCTACACCAATTCAAGCTCAAGTATGGCCAATGGATTTGGAGGACCATGACCTCATTGGTATTGCTCAACCAGGATCCGGGAAGATGCTAGCGTATCTGATCCCTGCAATTCTCCATGTAAACTCCCAGCCAAAACGAT CTCGTGGTGGAGATGGCCCAATAGTATTGATTTTGACTCCCACAATTCAACGTGCTGAACAAATCCAACAGGAGGGTGCTAAATTTGCTGCAGCTTACAACATTAAAGTCTTATCGGGCTTGCACCTGCTAAAGCATGAAAATTCTGGTCAGACTTGTG GAGGTGGGATTTTAATCGACACACTTAGTAGCTTGCTTGTTTTGTTAAAGAGCAAAAGTACGAACTTGAAAAGTGTCACATACCTTGTGTTGGATGGTGCTGATTGGATGCTATCAGACACGCATGAGTCTCAAATACGAAATATATTATCTGAG ATTCGCTCAGACTGTCAAAAATCATTCTGGAGTACTGGCTGGTCAGAAGAGGTTGATAAACGGGCAAAGCTATTCCTTCACAACTCTTGCAAA GTTCAAATAGTTTGTCCAGATCTGAAAGTGACACCTCCGGTTGACCAAATTGTTTACGTCCTTACTGAAGATCAGAAATATAACAA gtTGGTCGCGCTGCTATATGGTATATCGGATGGCAGCAGAGTAGTGATATTCATGGATACAAAGAAAGGACGTGAATCACACGATCAGATCGCCCTGCAGCTTTGCACGGCCGGCCTGCCCGCAGCCTCGTTTCATGAAAACAAAAGTCAAGCTGAAAGGATCGGTATTACCTCTAAGTTTCAAGCTGGCAAGATCCCTATAATGATTGCAACAGATGTAGCTGCTCGTGTTCTAG ATCTGAAGGATGTGAAATATGTTATCAATTACGACTTTCCAGGATCCCTTGATGATTATGTTTACCACATTGACCGTTTTGGAAGTGCTGCAGCAGGAGGAACAGCATACACATTCTTTACAACTGCTGATGCTGGATGCGCAAAGGAACTTACCATCTTACTCAAGAAAGCTGGACAGTATGTTAGTTCTGAATTGGAACAACTGGGGCGTGATGTAACATATCCAG GAACCTACATACCTCGTACGTGGCGCTGGGAGGCTAACAACAAAATG ACTGGATATGGTCATTTCTCTCCTATGTATCTGCCTTACCCCAATACTAAAAAACATGCACGTTACGCCCTGGAGGAAATCAGGAAAATAAAG GGGCTCCAAGCGCATTTTGTGAGAGTGGTTGAGGCATACGAATTCTCTACCTTGTGTTTTTTTGTTAGTATGACTTATCTAACTTTTGAGGCCGCTGACCCCGCAACTTACGAAAAGAAGATTTACCGAGCAATAGTTGTTAAGGCGAGTGGCAAAAAGGATTTGATGTTGTTTGGTATGGTCAATTCTGATGGCCTTTTGTCAAAAATGCATGATATCAGAGAAGGAGTCGAATATCCAA TCTATGGTATCTGGCGAGAAGACGATGAAGacgatgaggatgatgaagtaGAGGAAGATGACGATGAAGACAATGATGAATGA
- the LOC126610848 gene encoding DEAD-box ATP-dependent RNA helicase 20-like isoform X2, with translation MAKRSDDPNSYRCGTKRRLDAVGGGATGGCRRSARLAQHYDADAAQGTAAGVNESRRQRRKITAQGTAAEVKQSRRQWRKIAAQGGTPDTQDHHKMEITTDGTSYTPEDVEEYRLRRGIRVVGWDDIPNPIRTFDDTGFPQNVIQEFSKAGFVRPTPIQAQVWPMDLEDHDLIGIAQPGSGKMLAYLIPAILHVNSQPKRSRGGDGPIVLILTPTIQRAEQIQQEGAKFAAAYNIKVLSGLHLLKHENSGQTCGGGILIDTLSSLLVLLKSKSTNLKSVTYLVLDGADWMLSDTHESQIRNILSEIRSDCQKSFWSTGWSEEVDKRAKLFLHNSCKVQIVCPDLKVTPPVDQIVYVLTEDQKYNKLVALLYGISDGSRVVIFMDTKKGRESHDQIALQLCTAGLPAASFHENKSQAERIGITSKFQAGKIPIMIATDVAARVLDLKDVKYVINYDFPGSLDDYVYHIDRFGSAAAGGTAYTFFTTADAGCAKELTILLKKAGQYVSSELEQLGRDVTYPGTYIPRTWRWEANNKMTGYGHFSPMYLPYPNTKKHARYALEEIRKIKGLQAHFVRVVEAYEFSTLCFFVSMTYLTFEAADPATYEKKIYRAIVVKASGKKDLMLFGMVNSDGLLSKMHDIREGVEYPIYGIWREDDEDDEDDEVEEDDDEDNDE, from the exons ATGGCGAAGCGCTCCGATGACCCCAATTCTTACCGTTGTGGGACAAAAAGAAG GTTGGATGCTGTTGGTGGTGGTGCTACGGGAGGCTGTCGTCGCTCGGCACGTTTAGCACAGCATTATGATGCCGATGCTGCTCAAGGCACCGCCGCCGGGGTCAATGAGTCCAGGAGGCAGCGGAGGAAAATTACTGCTCAAGGCACCGCCGCCGAGGTCAAGCAGTCCAGGAGGCAGTGGAGGAAAATTGCTGCTCAAGGCGGCACGCCTGATACGCAGGACCACCACAAGATGGAGATTACTACTGATGGCACCTCTTATACGCCCGAAGACGTCGAGGAGTATCGGCTACGGAGGGGAATCCGTGTTGTAGGCTGGGATGATATTCCAAACCCCATCAGGACCTTCGATGACACTGGGTTTCCGC AAAATGTTATACAAGAATTTTCAAAAGCTGGATTTGTTAGACCTACACCAATTCAAGCTCAAGTATGGCCAATGGATTTGGAGGACCATGACCTCATTGGTATTGCTCAACCAGGATCCGGGAAGATGCTAGCGTATCTGATCCCTGCAATTCTCCATGTAAACTCCCAGCCAAAACGAT CTCGTGGTGGAGATGGCCCAATAGTATTGATTTTGACTCCCACAATTCAACGTGCTGAACAAATCCAACAGGAGGGTGCTAAATTTGCTGCAGCTTACAACATTAAAGTCTTATCGGGCTTGCACCTGCTAAAGCATGAAAATTCTGGTCAGACTTGTG GAGGTGGGATTTTAATCGACACACTTAGTAGCTTGCTTGTTTTGTTAAAGAGCAAAAGTACGAACTTGAAAAGTGTCACATACCTTGTGTTGGATGGTGCTGATTGGATGCTATCAGACACGCATGAGTCTCAAATACGAAATATATTATCTGAG ATTCGCTCAGACTGTCAAAAATCATTCTGGAGTACTGGCTGGTCAGAAGAGGTTGATAAACGGGCAAAGCTATTCCTTCACAACTCTTGCAAA GTTCAAATAGTTTGTCCAGATCTGAAAGTGACACCTCCGGTTGACCAAATTGTTTACGTCCTTACTGAAGATCAGAAATATAACAA gtTGGTCGCGCTGCTATATGGTATATCGGATGGCAGCAGAGTAGTGATATTCATGGATACAAAGAAAGGACGTGAATCACACGATCAGATCGCCCTGCAGCTTTGCACGGCCGGCCTGCCCGCAGCCTCGTTTCATGAAAACAAAAGTCAAGCTGAAAGGATCGGTATTACCTCTAAGTTTCAAGCTGGCAAGATCCCTATAATGATTGCAACAGATGTAGCTGCTCGTGTTCTAG ATCTGAAGGATGTGAAATATGTTATCAATTACGACTTTCCAGGATCCCTTGATGATTATGTTTACCACATTGACCGTTTTGGAAGTGCTGCAGCAGGAGGAACAGCATACACATTCTTTACAACTGCTGATGCTGGATGCGCAAAGGAACTTACCATCTTACTCAAGAAAGCTGGACAGTATGTTAGTTCTGAATTGGAACAACTGGGGCGTGATGTAACATATCCAG GAACCTACATACCTCGTACGTGGCGCTGGGAGGCTAACAACAAAATG ACTGGATATGGTCATTTCTCTCCTATGTATCTGCCTTACCCCAATACTAAAAAACATGCACGTTACGCCCTGGAGGAAATCAGGAAAATAAAG GGGCTCCAAGCGCATTTTGTGAGAGTGGTTGAGGCATACGAATTCTCTACCTTGTGTTTTTTTGTTAGTATGACTTATCTAACTTTTGAGGCCGCTGACCCCGCAACTTACGAAAAGAAGATTTACCGAGCAATAGTTGTTAAGGCGAGTGGCAAAAAGGATTTGATGTTGTTTGGTATGGTCAATTCTGATGGCCTTTTGTCAAAAATGCATGATATCAGAGAAGGAGTCGAATATCCAA TCTATGGTATCTGGCGAGAAGACGATGAAGacgatgaggatgatgaagtaGAGGAAGATGACGATGAAGACAATGATGAATGA
- the LOC126611857 gene encoding ervatamin-B-like: MPPRKTKAQPKKTEIQMRKMYLEKMERFQLTKEWQDSVCVSTSVCSCVSAHYFMRAGGSAPAILSLESIARGVFDERAIKARMDVIKKDREDVLVGKMHPDCDISVVDALRYACRFGLPLEEDWPFGQPAPVRPLDKLHKFMVHDYRELEGADEVSIKHMLKQFPLLCEAYLSDAVHEYKADTIYTREDNRRRRKIELHAMVLVGWGCDVEGKEYYIVMSNWGREWGDEGYGYLEKELIDAVYYPMILPLKTMPPPIDL; encoded by the exons atgCCGCCCAGAAAAACGAAAGCTCAGCCCAAGAAAACCGAAATACAAATGAG GAAAATGTATTTGGAGAAAATGGAACGTTTTCAACTAACAAAAGAGTGGCAAGACT CGGTATGTGTCTCTACCAGTGTTTGTAGCTGCGTATCAGCGCACTACTTTATGCGTGCTGGAGGATCTGCACCAGCTATACTCTCGTTAGAGAGTATAGCGAGGGGTGTTTTTGATGAGCGTGCTATAAAGGCCCGGATGGATGTTATTAAAAAAGATAGGGAAGATGTGCTCGTGGGGAAGATGCATCCGGATTGCGACATTAGCGTAGTGGACGCGCTTCGCTATGCATGCAGGTTCGGACTTCCTCTTGAGGAGGACTGGCCATTTGGCCAACCAGCACCAGTAAGACCGTTG gaTAAATTGCACAAGTTCATGGTTCATGATTACAGGGAACTTGAGGGTGCTGATGAAGTATCCATAAAACACATGTTAAAACAATTCCCGTTGCTATGTGAGGCTTATTTGTCAGATGCAGTCCACGAATACAAAGCT gACACCATTTATACCAGAGAAGATAATCGACGTAGAAGGAAGATTGAGCTACATGCCATGGTATTGGTTGGTTGGGGCTGTGACGTTGAGGGCAAGGAGTATTATATCGTGATGAGCAACTGGGGAAGAGAATGGGGGGACGAAGGCTATGGCTATTTAGAGAAGGAGTTAATTGACGCAGTGTATTATCCGATGATCCTGCCCTTGAAGACTATGCCACCACCTATCGACCTTTGA